The genomic interval GCACTCGCTTCCACTGTGTCGTCATCGGCCATCCACCGTGTTCAGGGCCCGGAGGGAACGCGGGCGATGGCGACAGCATTCATGCTGCACGCCAACGGGGATGAAGCGGTTCGCGCCGTCCGCCAACGAACCGAGGGATGGAACGCGGGCGAGGTGCGATGTGCCTCGGCTGGACAGAGTCCGCGACCCGGGGGGCCAGGGCGCGGAGTGCTGTCCTGCAATTCTTGCAACGCGACGTGGCCCGCTTTTTCAGTCCGTGCTCATCGCCACGCCTGGAGCGACTTGCGACGCGCGGCGCGCGGGCAACCAGCTGGCGAGCGCCACCACCGCGAGCAGCAACAGCGGCACCGACAGGAACGTCACCGGGTCCATGGCGCTCACGCCGTACAGCATTCCCTCCAGCATCTGCGACAGCGCCAGCGACAACGCGAGGCCGACGCCCAGGCCCACCGCGCACATCCGCAGCGCCTGGCTCATCACCAGCCGCACCACGTCCGCCGGCATCGCACCCAGCGCGAGCCGGATGCCCAGCTCCCTGCGCCGCTGCGCCACGCTGTACGCCATCAACCCGTAGATGCCGAGCGAGGCCAGCGCCACCGCCGAGACGGCGAACGCGAGCAGCAACACCCGCTGGAAGTTCCGGTCCGCCACCGAGTTCTCCAGGTTCTGCTCCAGCGTCGTGGGCTTGTGCATCGACAGCTGGGAGTCGAGCTGGAGCAGCTCCGCCTTCACCATCGCGGCGACACTCTCCATGGGCAGGTGGCTGCGCACCACCACCGTCGTGCCGGGCCACGGCGTCTGGTTCAGCGGCGCGTAGAGCTCCGGCTCCGCCGCCTTGTCCAGGCCCCGCCCGCGCATGTCTCCCACCACTCCCACCACCTCGCGCTCGATGTCATCGCCGTAGCCGATGATGACGCGCTTGCCGAGAACGTCCTCTCCCGGGAAGAACCGCCGCGCGAAGGACTCGTTCACCACCACCACCTGCGGCGAGCCCCGCGTGTCCTGGGGCGTGAAGTCGCGCCCCTGCTTCAGCGTCATTCCCAGCGTCGCGAACGCGCCGTCGCTGATCGACCGGAAGCTGGTGCCGCGCTGCTCGGACGGAGGCAGGGGCTTGTCGGGAAGCTCCAGCGACAGGCTGATGCCCCCCCCGGTCGCCACGCCCGGCGTCACGTTCGCCGCGGACTCCACGCCTGGCCGCGCGCGCACCTGCTCGAGCAGGCGCTGATAGAAGTCCGCCATCTTCTCGCTCGTGTAGCGCGCCCCTGGGAGATTGAAGCGCAAGAGCGTCACATTCTCCGCGCGGTAACCCAGGTCCACCGCCGCCAGCCGCTGCGCGCTGCGCACCAGCAATCCCGCGCCCACCAACAACACCAGCGCGAAGGCCACCTGCGTGGACACCAGCACCGCGCGCCAGCGCAGCGCGGACCTGCTGGCGCTGGTCCCTCGGGTGCTCTGAAGCAACCCGCCCAGGCTCGCGCGCGCGGCCGTGCCCAGGGGCGCAAGTCCGCACAACAGCGTCACCGCGAGAACGAGGCCCGCCGTGTAGAGCAGGGCGCGCCCGTCCACGCGCACCGCTTGCACCTGCCGCACCGACTCCGGCAACAGCATGCTCAGCGCATCCGTGCCCCAGGAGCCCAGGAGCAGGCCCAGGACACCTCCCGCGATGGCCAGCAGCGAACCCTCCGCCAACAGTTGCCGCGCCAGCGCGCCCCGGCCCGCGCCCAGCGCCGCGCGCACCGCGAACTCCTGCTGCCGCGCCATGGCTCGCGCCAGCAGCAGCTGCGCCACGTTGACGCAGGCGATGAGCAGCAGCAGCGACACGGCCCCCAGGAGCAACAGCGCGGGCCGGCGCGAGCCCTGCGACAGCCGGTCCTGGAGGAGCGCCACGGAGACGCTCGAGTGGGAGTTGCTTTCAGGGTGGGCCTGGGCCAGCGACGCCATCACCGCGCGCGCCTCCGCGTCCGCCTGCTCGACGGTGGCCCCAGGCGCGAGCAACGCCATCGCCGTGAACAGATGCGTGCCGCGGCTGTCCCAGTTGGAGCGAATGAAGGACTGCGCAGCCAGCGGCGCCCAGAGCGCCACCGTCTCGGAGGCGCCCTCGCGGGGGAAGTCGAAGCCCTCCGGCATCACCCCCACCACCTGGTAGGGCTGGCCCTCCAGCTCCACCATGCGCTCCAGCACCCGAGGGTCCGAGCCGAAGCGCTGCTTCCACAGCGCATGGGAGATGACCAGGGCCTTGGGGCCGTTGAGCAGGTACTCCTCGTCGGAGAGGACACGGCCGAGCAGGGGCTTGACGCCCGCCAGGCGGAAGAAGTCCTCCGACACCAGCGCCCCTTCCACGCGCTCCGGGTCGTGATGGGGGGCGATGAGCGTGACGCCGGAGACGTCGAAGGCCGCGAAGGACTCGAACGACTTCACCCGCTGCCGCAGGTCCTCCGAGTCCAGGCGGGACAGGCCGAACTGCTCGTCGTCCCCTCGGATGTCCCTGCCCCACACGGAGAGGACCCGCTCCGCCCTGGGCAGGGGGAGTGGACGGAGCAGCAGCGCGCTCACCACGCTGAAGAGCAGCGTGTTCGCGCCAATGCCGAAGGCCAAGGCCAGCACCGTCGCCAGTGTGAAGCCGGGGCTTCGGCGGAGAGAGCGGGCGCCGTGGCGCAGGTCCTGGAAGAAGGAGAGCATGGCTCACCGTAGAGCCATTCGCGTGCCAACGCGCGCCGTGGCTCAAGGGCGCGAACGGACGACAGGTGTCGTCACCGGAGGGGGGCGCCGCTGTGCGGTTGTGGGACGGCCGTTGTCCGGAGATGGCACGGCCGCCCTCGTGGATGGGCCCTAGATTTTCAGGGGCGGCTCGATGAGCGTGGGAGGCGTGGCCTTCTCGTCATCCGGCTCATAGGCGGGCGCCTGAGGGCCCGCATGGGTGCGCTTCCACTTTCGCGGCACCCGCTCGATGCCCACCGGATACACGGTGAGCTGTCCCTTCGGGCCGATGTGCAGGCGCAGGAAGTTCTTCCAGTCGGGCAGCGCCAGCGAGATGAACGCCTCGTTGGAGTGGGCGCCGAATACGTTGACGCTCAGCCACAGGTACACGCCCATGACGAAGGGCCCCACCAGGAAGCCGCCCAGGAAGGTGAGGGCTGACGACATCGCGAATTTGCCCGCCAGGTGCAGCCAGCCCGCCGTGCAGTTGAGCCCATCGGGGGTGAGCTCGGGGCAGATGCCCATGCCGCTCACCGCCACGTAGGTGCCTCCCCAGGCGACGAAGAAGGCCGCGAAGATGTGGGCCAGTCCGTGCAGGGTGCCCGCGAGCCCGCGCCACTTGCCGAAGGCCGAGTCCGCCAGGCCGATGAGCCCGCCGATGGTGGCCAATCCCAGCACCATCGTCCACGGGCGGCTCACCATGCTGTTGCCCACCGCGAGCACCACGTCGCCGAGCTGTGACACGCCCAGCGAGCCCACCTCCGCGTAGGCCGCGAGCGCGAGGAGCAGGTACAGCGCACCCGTCATCAATCCGAACAGCGGGCTGTAGCGGATGAGGAAGAGGTTCTTTCGCGCCAGCTTCCGGGACGTGCGCTCGTCGGGGAAGCTCTTCTGGAGCTTGTAGCCGTCTCGCAGCACGTGGGCCTGGGGCGCGTGGGTGGGGTGCATGAACGCGCCGCCGCCGCCCGCGGTGATTTTCTGCCGGCCCGCCGCGTCCTCGTGGCGGCGGTAGTGGTGGAGGTCTCCGGCGAGGAAGATGCTGATGCGCCGGCCGAGCACCTTCTCCTGGAGGTACTCCAAGTTGTTCTCCAGGTAGCTGCCCTTGCGCCGCTGCGTGGCCGCCAGAATCCAGGCGGGCTCCGCGTTGCAGAGGATGACCCGGTCCTCCGGGCCCATGTGCTCCGCCACCTGGCGGAAGTACTCCACCTGCGGCACGTCGATGTCGCTGTTGAGCTGTACGTCGGTGCCGATGAGCCACCAGCCCTGGGGCAATTTCAGCGCGAAGTAGCTGCGGCTCTGCTGCGTGCGGCGGCCAGCAATCCAGCGGTTCGCGCAGAACAGCCGCATGAAGGCGGACAGGCCGTCGTACCAGTCGTGATTGCCTGGGATGATGAACAGGTCCGGGCTGGGCGCGCTCGAGCGGCGCATGGCCGCCTCGTAGGGCTGAATCAATCGCTCTTCATAGGCCTCGCGGCTGGCGCCCGGGTACACGCCATCTCCGCCCATCACGAGGACACGTCCGCGCTGCGTGTCGAACTCACCCGCGCGCGGTTGTCCTCGCACGGGGAGCTTGAGCTCCGGCAACGCGAGCAACCTCGCCACGGTGTACGTGGGGTCCCAGCCGTCCCCCGTGTCCGCGACGTAGTCGAGCCAGAAGTCTCCCTCCGGCGAGGTCTCCTGCGAGTAGTCGAAGTAGGGGACCTGGGGACGCACCACCGCTTCGATGAGGCGATGGTCCGCGCGTGCGCCGAACACGGCGGCGACGAGTGCGTCCAGGCCCGTGCGCAGGAGCTGGGCGGGGTGGAGCCAGCGCACCATGCCCGCGTGACGCTGGGGCTTCGTCGCGGTGCCGCTGTCGGAGATGAGCGCTGTTTCGTTTCGCGAGAGCACCGGCTGTGGGCGCGGTGTGGGCTCGGCGGGGGAGGGTTCGGGCTCCTGGCGTTGCGCCGTCCCGGTTGGCTTACTGGCCATGGGGGGCGTTCTCCCTCGGGCCCTGGGTGAAGCGTTGCTCGGGGCCCGGGCCGGCGTAGACCTGCACGGCCTTGAAGGGGACGCCGGGCGACACCACTCTCGCGGAGTGCTTCGCGCCCGCGGGGATGTAGACCGCGTCACCCTTGCTCACGCGCAGCGTTTGACCCGACACCGTCATGTCCGCGGCGCCGTCCTCGATGTAGAGAATCTCGACGCTCGTGTCGTGGGTGTGCTCGGGCACTTCGCCACCGGGCTGGAGCTCCAGCAGCGTGAGCGACGCGGCGGTGGCGCCCGTGGCCTGATTGAGGAACAGCGTCGCGCGGCCCTTGCCTCCGGCGATGAGGTGGCGCGGAGCCTCGGCTGTGCTGACGTGGTAGCGCATGGGGATGGTGGGCTGAGTGCCTGGGGTCGTGGCGCTGGTGGGCTGCGCGGCGCTGGCGGGTCGCGCGGAGTTCGTGGCGCTGGCGGGTCGCGCGGAGTTCGTGGCGCTGGTGGGCTGCGCGGCGCTCGTGGGGCGCGTGCTCGGCGTGGCGCTGGCGGGCTGCGCGGCGCTCGTGGGGTGCGTGCTCGGCGTGGCGCTTGTGGACGGCGCAGCGTTCGTGGCGCTGGTGGGCCGCGTGTTTGGCGTGGCGCGGGTGTGTGCTTGCGCCTCCGCCTGGGCAGGGCCTGCGGCCTTGTCGCTGGTGCCGGGCTTCGCTGCCCGAGAGGGCGCGGAGGGCTCGGGCGTGGTGGCCCAGGCCGGGTGCGCGACACCGAGCCCCGTGAGGGCCAGTGCGGAAAGCAGGAGTCGTGGACTCATCGTGTTGCTGGATTACCACGGTGAAGGGCCCAGGCTGGAGGGCAGGCAGGCGGTGTTCTTCGTTCCCTCGTGGCCTCGACTGGGGCACCCTTCCCGCCATGGCGGACCTCTCCCCCAAGGACTTCCCCGTGAGCATCCCGTTCACTCTGCACTGGAGTGAAATGGACGCGTTCGGCCACGCGAACAACGCCCGGACCTTCACGTGGTTCGAGTCCGCTCGCATCCCCTACCTCGCGCGCATCGGCCTGACGGGCCCTTCCGGTTCGGGAGACGCACGCGCCCCTGGCGGAGTCGGCCCCATCCTCAAGGCCACGCAGGCCGAGTACCTCCGCCCCGTCGTCTTCCCGGCCCGGCTGGTGGCCTGCGCGCGGACCTCGCGCATCGGCAATTCCTCCATGACGCTGGAGCACGCGGTGTTCGGCGAAGAGGACGGCGTGCTCTACACGAAGGGCACCGCCGTCGTTGTCGCCCTGAACTACGTCACCCACGAAACAGTTCCCATGCCCTCCCACGTGCGCGCCGCCATCGAGGCGCTCGAGGGGCGCACCTTCGGGACATGACTCCGCCCAGGCCACTCCAGGACCGAAGCCACCCCATGCGAGCGTCGCGCCCTCACCCGAGGCGGCCCGCATGAGCGAGCCCGTGCGGGACTTCTACGAGGGCCTGGCGGAGGAGTACCACCTGCTCTACGCCAACTGGGCGCAGACGGTGGAGCGGCAGGGCGCCGCGCTGGATGCCCTGCTGCGCCGCAGCGGCGCGCCTCCCCCTCGCCGTGTGCTGGATTGCGCGTGTGGCATCGGCACCCAGGCCCTGGGACTCGCTGGCCGGGGCTATGTCGTCCACGCCACTGATTTGAGCCCCTCGGCGATTGCCCGTGCCGGACGCGAGGCTCGCGCCATGGGGATTCACCTCACCACGGGCGTCGCGGACATGCGGACGCTGGACACCGAGGTGCCGGGCACTTTCGACGTCGTGGTCGCCTTCGACAACGCCATCCCGCACCTGCTCACCGACGAGGACCTGGACGCCGCCGCACGCGCCATGGCGGCCAAGCTGGTCCCGGGCGGATTGCTGGCGCTGAGCATCCGCGACTACGACCTGCTCATGACGCAGCAGCCGCGCTTCACCT from Myxococcus stipitatus carries:
- a CDS encoding cupin domain-containing protein, with amino-acid sequence MSPRLLLSALALTGLGVAHPAWATTPEPSAPSRAAKPGTSDKAAGPAQAEAQAHTRATPNTRPTSATNAAPSTSATPSTHPTSAAQPASATPSTRPTSAAQPTSATNSARPASATNSARPASAAQPTSATTPGTQPTIPMRYHVSTAEAPRHLIAGGKGRATLFLNQATGATAASLTLLELQPGGEVPEHTHDTSVEILYIEDGAADMTVSGQTLRVSKGDAVYIPAGAKHSARVVSPGVPFKAVQVYAGPGPEQRFTQGPRENAPHGQ
- a CDS encoding metallophosphoesterase; protein product: MASKPTGTAQRQEPEPSPAEPTPRPQPVLSRNETALISDSGTATKPQRHAGMVRWLHPAQLLRTGLDALVAAVFGARADHRLIEAVVRPQVPYFDYSQETSPEGDFWLDYVADTGDGWDPTYTVARLLALPELKLPVRGQPRAGEFDTQRGRVLVMGGDGVYPGASREAYEERLIQPYEAAMRRSSAPSPDLFIIPGNHDWYDGLSAFMRLFCANRWIAGRRTQQSRSYFALKLPQGWWLIGTDVQLNSDIDVPQVEYFRQVAEHMGPEDRVILCNAEPAWILAATQRRKGSYLENNLEYLQEKVLGRRISIFLAGDLHHYRRHEDAAGRQKITAGGGGAFMHPTHAPQAHVLRDGYKLQKSFPDERTSRKLARKNLFLIRYSPLFGLMTGALYLLLALAAYAEVGSLGVSQLGDVVLAVGNSMVSRPWTMVLGLATIGGLIGLADSAFGKWRGLAGTLHGLAHIFAAFFVAWGGTYVAVSGMGICPELTPDGLNCTAGWLHLAGKFAMSSALTFLGGFLVGPFVMGVYLWLSVNVFGAHSNEAFISLALPDWKNFLRLHIGPKGQLTVYPVGIERVPRKWKRTHAGPQAPAYEPDDEKATPPTLIEPPLKI
- a CDS encoding ABC transporter permease codes for the protein MLSFFQDLRHGARSLRRSPGFTLATVLALAFGIGANTLLFSVVSALLLRPLPLPRAERVLSVWGRDIRGDDEQFGLSRLDSEDLRQRVKSFESFAAFDVSGVTLIAPHHDPERVEGALVSEDFFRLAGVKPLLGRVLSDEEYLLNGPKALVISHALWKQRFGSDPRVLERMVELEGQPYQVVGVMPEGFDFPREGASETVALWAPLAAQSFIRSNWDSRGTHLFTAMALLAPGATVEQADAEARAVMASLAQAHPESNSHSSVSVALLQDRLSQGSRRPALLLLGAVSLLLLIACVNVAQLLLARAMARQQEFAVRAALGAGRGALARQLLAEGSLLAIAGGVLGLLLGSWGTDALSMLLPESVRQVQAVRVDGRALLYTAGLVLAVTLLCGLAPLGTAARASLGGLLQSTRGTSASRSALRWRAVLVSTQVAFALVLLVGAGLLVRSAQRLAAVDLGYRAENVTLLRFNLPGARYTSEKMADFYQRLLEQVRARPGVESAANVTPGVATGGGISLSLELPDKPLPPSEQRGTSFRSISDGAFATLGMTLKQGRDFTPQDTRGSPQVVVVNESFARRFFPGEDVLGKRVIIGYGDDIEREVVGVVGDMRGRGLDKAAEPELYAPLNQTPWPGTTVVVRSHLPMESVAAMVKAELLQLDSQLSMHKPTTLEQNLENSVADRNFQRVLLLAFAVSAVALASLGIYGLMAYSVAQRRRELGIRLALGAMPADVVRLVMSQALRMCAVGLGVGLALSLALSQMLEGMLYGVSAMDPVTFLSVPLLLLAVVALASWLPARRASQVAPGVAMSTD
- a CDS encoding thioesterase family protein, whose protein sequence is MADLSPKDFPVSIPFTLHWSEMDAFGHANNARTFTWFESARIPYLARIGLTGPSGSGDARAPGGVGPILKATQAEYLRPVVFPARLVACARTSRIGNSSMTLEHAVFGEEDGVLYTKGTAVVVALNYVTHETVPMPSHVRAAIEALEGRTFGT
- a CDS encoding class I SAM-dependent methyltransferase; amino-acid sequence: MSEPVRDFYEGLAEEYHLLYANWAQTVERQGAALDALLRRSGAPPPRRVLDCACGIGTQALGLAGRGYVVHATDLSPSAIARAGREARAMGIHLTTGVADMRTLDTEVPGTFDVVVAFDNAIPHLLTDEDLDAAARAMAAKLVPGGLLALSIRDYDLLMTQQPRFTSERVLDAPEGRRILFQVWDWATDGRTYKVHQFILRPEGSGWQATEHTGVYRALQRVEVERALTGAGLVDTRWYAPEETGFFQPILTARRA